Below is a window of Terriglobia bacterium DNA.
GGGGCTGCAGCAGGAGAAGTAACGGGCGTATGCAGAAGCTCCTAAGCGGTTTCGGGGATGGCAAGGGAAACAATTCCAAATTAACAAGCGTAAGCCTTAGAAGGCCAATGATTTATTTGGACATCCATGTACGCATCAGGATGGGTCACGCCAAATCTGCCACCACCGCCGATTTTGCGAGGTATTAGATTGTGGCAAATGATCATCCTTTGTTTCTTCAGGCGTAGCGACAGACGATTCATCGTCTGACAACGGACGGCTGGACGCCAATGGTGAATACCCATTTTTCTTGAGTTGCTCGACCGCGAACTCAACAAATCTCTGCGATTGCCCTTGCTTTTCCGGTTGTTACTCCTTTCTATACTGCGACGATCCATGCATCGCTTAATGTGCGCTGAAAGAGCACCGACATCGTGCGCTGAGGGATTTTGGCCCGTCAGTGCAATAAGATCAGCTGGTTGATAGTCTGTTGCTTTTAGCTTTTGGCACACATACAACAACGCAATATGAAACTTAAACGGTCTAAATCGTTTCCGCTTCCGCAGGAGTACATCGAGGGTCTTTGAGATCTCAACACACACGAGGTACACTCGCAAGTCCCACCCCTACATTGAAAATCTTTTGATACTCCAGATCTTCCCGCATCCAACGTGTTTTCTGTTTCAAAGCTGCGGCTGGGTCTCTCCACACTAGAGCTCGGACAGCCGACCCAACATACGAAATTGAAACGATTTTATCAGCTGGACACCTTGATTTTTGTAGTGATTTTTTCTCCTGTCGTAGTACCAGCCTTTGTCACCAAGAAAATGCTCGATATTCCTTTGAAGCGTGTCCGTAGCGCGTAACGACGCTATCTCGACGCCATTTTGATAATTCGTAGTTTGATAATTTTGTCGCGAATTTCTTCGTCTTGCATAATGATTATCTTTATCAAAATCGCGCGTTGGTCGGTATCTATGCGGCTTTCTATGAAATATTTATGAATTGTTTCGGTCGGCTGTAGACCGTTAACTCTGCACATTTTCAAGATGAAGCTCTTTGCCTGTAATCAACGCAGTTGAAGCAAGCAATGTAATACCATTATTTAGCCATCAAAAATCTGGTGCTGCTTGACGCTGCTGAAGGGTTGCCATAATGTCGCGATTTACCTGTACATCGCCAAGATAGTCGCGCACATTGGCTTCGAACAAATAACGACGGAGGCGTTTATCGTCGTCTGTAATAAACTTAAAATAAGAATCCAATGGGCTCAGGATTACATAGTTTGTCTTGTCCCTCGAAATGTTGTTCTCGACGAAACCCAACCTTAAGGAATAAGTACGCTCGCGCCTCGCCATCTTCAGCAATTCGGCCGCGCCTGAGAACTCAAACTTACCCGTACGTTGCTGAACATTCCGCTCACTTGTTGCTCAAGTTGTTTCGCTCGCGATGTTATGTTGGGGTTTATTCGGGTTGTATCACCACGACTGGCATAATTTACACGAATGTGAAGTGTGGGGCTTTTCGAAGCCGACCCGATGTAAGTAGATTTGAATAATTCGCGCGCCGTCTTATTATAATTGCATCAGCAAAGGGATAAGTGAGTTCGGCGCCTTCTTTGCGCAAGTCGAGGACATCCGGCAAAGAGCTAATCAGGTTGTTAATCGGCACCTGTTTGAATTGCTCTCCGTGTTTAGCCGTGATGATTGCTAATTCAAGATGAGGGGACCTACGAATCGACCCGAATTCGGGATCCTCTGTTACAACTTTACCATCCAGAAGCAAGTAAAACCCGTCAATGCCACCGTCATCTCCGCTGTCGGTCCAGCCGTTGTCCAAGTCCTCATAGGACAACTCAGCATCCTTGAGTATCTGGTCAATCGTGAATAACTCGAAGTACTCCGAGGGTTCGTGCTCAGCTCCATATCAGCTGGAATTTTTAGCGATTAAGCTATCTAAAAGAACGACGTCGTTGATTGACATCTGTCCTTGTCTACCCGCCCAATATCTTTAGCTGCCATTTAGACGATCAAGTATTGCGGTAACAATTTTAAAGCTTATCTACCGTTAGAAAAAGAACTTATCTTTGATTCTCAGATGCGCGAATAATCCGGACGCGAGTCCGTGATGGCTTTTTTGATGTCGGAGCGACTCAGTTTTTCATCGATCGCGCGCTGGAAGAGAGCGGGCAGTTCCGCGTCCGAGGCAAAGCGCAGCCCCACGATCTGCGAATCCGAGAGTTCTGCGATACGCGAGCGTAAAGGCTCGGGCAGGATGGCGGCCAGGCGAATACGCTCTTCCATGCGAATCACACGGTCCTGAAGGTGCGTGGCCCAGTTGCGCAAGCGCGCGGCAAGTACAAATAAGGCCAGCGAGACAAGCAGCAGCCATACACCGCCGATTCCGGGATGACCCAACAGAAGAAAGCCAACAACGAAAATGTTGATCAGCAGCACCGGCAGAACAAAAAAATGAAAAGCCGGATCGAACTTGGCATGGCTGGCATACGATTGCGGTTTATTGGACATGGGTCTCCTATAGCAATATGAAGTGTACCGGAGTAGATGGATGCGCGCGGGGAAGCGATGCAGAAAAGAGAGAGTCAATGATCCGGCTTTGTCGAGGCGAACAAATTACGATATTATAATCTGCGCAAAAATGGATCCCAGGAATGATTGTTAGAGGCGTCCGCGTTTCTAACATCCAGACGATATGGAGGTAGGAACAACCAGACCGATGGGGCAATATACCCTTTGTTTGCAATGCGGATGAACACGAATGGGGAGGCAATGGGGAGGAATTAGATAAACACTTTGTTTGCAACACCGGCTCGTGGGGACCAGTGGGGAGGAAACGTGTAAGTCCTTTAGAAATGGGGATCGAGGGAGGGGTAGGGGTATCCTTACAAAGCGGTTCAGCCATGTCCAGCAGAGGAAAGGTCCAGCAGCGAGGGAAAGCAGCGTGACCAAATATATCGGCGCCATTGATCAGGGGACCACGAGCACGCGATTTATTGTGTTTGACGCCGCAGGGAAGGTTGTGGCCTGTGCGCAGAAAGAGCACCGCCAGATTTTTCCGCAGCCGGGATGGGTGGAGCACGACGCGGAAGAGATCTGGGCGCGGACGCAGGAAGTGATGGCCGACGCGATGGCGGAGGCACGGCTGAAGGCCAAGGACCTGGCGGCGATAGGGATCACGAACCAGCGCGAAACAACGGTGCTATGGAACAAAAAGACAGGCAAGCCGCTGCACAACGCAATTGTGTGGCAGGACACACGCGTGGCCGACGCAGTGAGCAGGTTTGCCAAAGAGCCGGGCGATGAGTTTTTTCGCGGCCGCACAGGATTGCCAGTCTCAACATACTTTAGCGCGCTCAAACTGCGCTGGCTGCTGGAAAATATTCCCGGAGCACGACGCAAAGCCGAAGCCGGCGAGTTGTTGTTCGGCACTATTGATTCATTTCTATTGTGGAAGCTGACAGGGCCAGGGAAAAACCGCCTGCACGCAACGGACGTGACCAACGCAAGCCGCACGCAGTTGATGAACCTGAAAACATTGGAATGGGACAACAAGCTGCTGCGGACATTTTCCATTCCGCGGCAGGTGCTGCCGGAGATCCGATCCAGCAGTGAAATTTACGGCCACATTGCGCGAGGGCCATTGAAAGGCGTGGCGATCGCCGGAATTCTGGGCGACCAGCAAGCCGCGCTGGTGGGGCAAACGTGCTTCAAGAGCGGTGAAGCCAAGAACACTTATGGCACGGGCTGCTTTCTGCTGATGAATACCGGCATGAAGCCGACCGAATCGAAACACGGGCTGCTGACGACCGTCGCTTATAAGTTAGGTGAGCAGCCGGCGCACTACGCGCTGGAAGGCAGCGTTGCCATTGGCGGAGCACTGGTGCAGTGGCTGCGCGATAACCTGGGCCTGATCAAGACAAGCGCAGAAGTAGAAAAACTGGCGTTGACGGTGGAAGACAATGGCGGCGTGTACATGGTCCCGGCATTTTCCGGGCTATATGCGCCTTATTGGAAAGAGCATGCGCGCGGCGTGATTGTGGGCCTGACGCGGTTTGCCAACAAGGGACA
It encodes the following:
- a CDS encoding DUF6526 family protein, which produces MSNKPQSYASHAKFDPAFHFFVLPVLLINIFVVGFLLLGHPGIGGVWLLLVSLALFVLAARLRNWATHLQDRVIRMEERIRLAAILPEPLRSRIAELSDSQIVGLRFASDAELPALFQRAIDEKLSRSDIKKAITDSRPDYSRI
- the glpK gene encoding glycerol kinase GlpK, with the protein product MTKYIGAIDQGTTSTRFIVFDAAGKVVACAQKEHRQIFPQPGWVEHDAEEIWARTQEVMADAMAEARLKAKDLAAIGITNQRETTVLWNKKTGKPLHNAIVWQDTRVADAVSRFAKEPGDEFFRGRTGLPVSTYFSALKLRWLLENIPGARRKAEAGELLFGTIDSFLLWKLTGPGKNRLHATDVTNASRTQLMNLKTLEWDNKLLRTFSIPRQVLPEIRSSSEIYGHIARGPLKGVAIAGILGDQQAALVGQTCFKSGEAKNTYGTGCFLLMNTGMKPTESKHGLLTTVAYKLGEQPAHYALEGSVAIGGALVQWLRDNLGLIKTSAEVEKLALTVEDNGGVYMVPAFSGLYAPYWKEHARGVIVGLTRFANKGHMARAVLEAVAFQTREVVEAMEQDSGIRLEELRVDGGMVANDLLMQFQADILERPVVLPSTKETTSLGAAYAAGLAVGFFSSVEELCSHWSAEKIWKPAMEPSHRERMYRHWRKAVTKTFDWVEA
- a CDS encoding AIPR family protein, which codes for MFHRKPHRYRPTRDFDKDNHYARRRNSRQNYQTTNYQNGVEIASLRATDTLQRNIEHFLGDKGWYYDRRKNHYKNQGVQLIKSFQFRMLGRLSEL